From one Diachasmimorpha longicaudata isolate KC_UGA_2023 chromosome 8, iyDiaLong2, whole genome shotgun sequence genomic stretch:
- the LOC135165626 gene encoding neuroendocrine protein 7B2: MYLLGILAIVAMAQGTIYLPEMKDHLLSELLLRDIIDRMGNELVDAADSYIDYQDQARGTDDYDKAKEIPAEMPIDYEGIETLNPNPSIRDQEYLRHSTLNSHQRLNDNGDNRHRVQLAGLKGVKDEKTENTLPAYCTPPNPCPIGYTGQNHCIEDFENTAAFSRDYQSAQDCMCDTEHMIDCSNDSGSDRGIANVQLPNSEFDQIVEQFQETNPFFRGEKLPIAAKKGIHVIS, translated from the exons ATGTATTTGTTGGGTATCCTCGCAATCGTCGCAATGGCTCAGGGCACAATCTATCTGCCAGAAATGAAG GACCACTTGTTATCAGAGCTTCTACTTCGCGACATAATAGATCGAATGGGTAATGAACTTGTCGACGCGGCTGACTCATACATAGATTATCAGGATCAAGCTCGCGGCACCGACGATTACGATAAAGCCAAAGAAATACCGGCTGAGATGCCGATTGATTACGAAGGGATTGAAACACTCAATCCAAATCCAAGTATAAGGGATCAGGAATACCTTCGTCACAGTACATTAAATTCCCATCAGAGATTGAATGACAATGGGGATAATCGCCATAGAGTTCAGCTGGCTGGTCTCAAGGGAGTCAAGGACGAGAAGACTGAGAACACCTTGCCAGCGTATTGTACACCACCCAATCCCTGTCCCATCGGTTATACCG GTCAAAATCATTGCATCGAAGATTTTGAAAATACCGCAGCATTCAGTCGAGACTATCAGAGTGCTCAGGATTGCATGTGTGACACTGAACACATGATTGATTGTTCCAACGATTCCGGGAGCGATCGAGGAATAGCGAACGTTCAACTTCCAAATTCCGAATTCGATCAAATTGTTGAACAATTCcag GAGACCAATCCCTTCTTCAGGGGCGAGAAGCTACCGATAGCAGCGAAAAAGGGAATTCACGTGAtttcatga